In Cryptomeria japonica chromosome 10, Sugi_1.0, whole genome shotgun sequence, a genomic segment contains:
- the LOC131073361 gene encoding kinesin-like protein CIN8 isoform X2: MILPPINEFEHSEGNYMKRSLHNLGETIQSLLGFKKDLTFTWAESVRVIIEGLSSATNSPDSTSTPTYLTYLEDAKLSHKENCDLEAAILKLEDELAALKAHLGQLDSKRREALNKLLDLKGSIRVFCRVKPFLLSDEQAYPGPLVVSDSDKLVIKLAGGKTREYNFDKVFLPGASQDEIFTEVEPIIKSALDGHNVCIFAYGQTGTGKTFTMEGKPDCPGIVPHTIQELFRHASQDRTVDFTFTFSMLEVYMGNVRDLLGSRTKKAADHMPKCLSIQMDAKGAVEIENLREFVIANASQASKLYRKGSRARSTSWTNANESSSRSHCLIRISISCSSSPDRNRDTSKLWMVDLGGSERLLKTQSTGHTMEEGKAINMSLSALGDVISALQKKQAHVPYRNSKLTQILRDSVGEDSRLLMLVHISPKEDDLPETICSLGFATRVRGIHLGWEQSPEVKVQKAATMAELMQQIKCLEDDCQSARNNIETVEFLLRQKKKYLAKSNTSSEDHETPKSPASQVTEIHSIELGNVAQGSVGLPRYMNSTSCSRIRGKSSDADTKYTTGFIKKREHLNGRRKSLLGSAKNVIFPEMDQSLCNSESTVSYNSVFRQSSLSVKKNLSRIYSKQYDFEESQCFSESSTPKDSGMLDDEKMNESYSEWSSFDGSQFLSGCNTPMNIGEYNNMKVNGTYSKPCTLDESKYMSECNMPKNIGEYKHLKMNGTYSIKKNLSRMYSKQCDLEELQLFSECSTPKDNEMLDSERMNGIYSECSNFDGSQFLLGCNTPKNILKVNGTHSKPCILDESKCMPECNMPKNIGEYNHLKMNGTYSIKKNLSRMYSKQHDLEELQFFSECSTPKDNEMLDSEKMNGIYSECSNFDGSQFLLGCNTPKNIGEYNNMKVNGTYSGPCTPEESKCMSECNMPKNIGKANNLKVNETISKLCTSDESNCSLECNYNMNRLMECEMGNKMKVSDTFPKKCIIDEPECLSERSMPESGLMSSLMPRCKRVLAFQSPYNETVNIDFWSNNITENSELTLIETFLCDQPINDKNEYNQSPSQGEQNSKQFSTQASLNPCLSMGEPMTCGRKIPIDMAAAAATTKMAETSLKKGKAATMAKTATGLYLTIVKIAYAVFLGVGLLETGLEDEFFYGLLA, encoded by the exons ATGATTCTTCCACCAATCAATGAATTCGAACACTCTGAGGGGAATTACATGAAAAGATCACTTCATAACTTGGGGGAAACCATTCAGTCTCTCTTGGGCTTCAAAAAGGACTTAACATTCACATGGGCTGAATCAGTGCGCGTAATCATTGAAGGGTTGTCTTCTGCTACCAATTCTCCTGATTCTACTAGCACTCCTACATATCTTACATATCTTGAAGATGCCAAGCTGTCTCACAAGGAAAACTGTGATCTGGAGGCTGCCATTTTGAAACTGGAAG ATGAGTTAGCTGCACTCAAAGCCCATCTTGGACAGTTGGATTCTAAGCGCAGAGAGGCCCTAAACAAGCTCCTAGATCTGAAAG GGAGCATCCGTGTCTTCTGTAGGGTGAAGCCTTTCCTGTTAAGTGATGAGCAGGCATATCCTGGGCCTCTTGTAGTTTCGGACTCTGATAAGTTGGTCATTAAATTAGCAGGAGGAAAGACCAGAGAATACAACTTTGACAAGGTGTTCCTTCCTGGGGCTTCACAAG ATGAAATCTTTACAGAAGTTGAGCCAATTATCAAATCTGCTCTGGATGGACATAATGTATGTATTTTTGCTTATGGGCAGACAGGAACTGGCAAAACATTTACTATG GAAGGAAAACCAGATTGTCCTGGTATTGTTCCCCATACAATTCAAGAATTATTTCGTCATGCCTCCCAAGACAGAACTGTTGATTTCACTTTCACATTTAGCATGCTTGAGGTATACATGGGAAATGTGAGAGATTTACTTGGCTCTCGAACAAAGAAAGCTGCAGACCATATGCCCAAATG TCTCTCTATACAAATGGATGCAAAGGGGGCTGTGGAGATTGAAAACCTAAGGGAATTCGTCATAGCCAATGCAAGTCAAGCAAGCAAATTGTATCGTAAAGGCAGCAGAGCAAGATCTACATCTTGGACCAATGCTAATGAGTCTTCTAGTAGGTCACACTG TTTAATACGGATTTCCATTAGTTGTTCGAGTTCCCCAGATAGAAACAGGGATACCAGCAAGCTTTGGATGGTTGATCTGGGTGGAAGTGAGCGTTTACTGAAGACACAGTCCACTGGTCACACTATGGAGGAAGGGAAAGCAATTAACATGTCCCTCTCAGCACTTGGTGATGTCATTAGTGCATTACAGAAAAAACAAGCTCACGTTCCTTACAG GAACAGCAAACTTACACAAATTCTTAGAGACTCTGTTG GAGAAGACTCAAGACTGCTAATGCTTGTACATATTAGTCCCAAGGAAGATGACTTACCTGAGACCATTTGTTCATTAGGTTTTGCTACCAGAGTGAGAGGGATTCATCTTGGATGGGAACAATCACCT GAAGTGAAAGTTCAGAAAGCAGCAACCATGGCTGAGCTGATGCAACAAATTAAATGCCTTGAAGATGACTGCCAAAGTGCAAGAAACAATATCGAAACAGTTGAATTTCTATTAAGACAAAAAAAGAAATATCTTGCAAAGAGTAATACATCCTCAGAGGATCATGAAACACCAAAGAGTCCAGCTAGTCAAGTTACTGAGATACACAGTATTGAATTAGGGAATGTAGCACAAGGGTCCGTTGGCTTGCCCAGATATATGAACTCCACATCCTGCAGTCGCATTCGAGGTAAGTCCTCAGATGCAGATACCAAATATACTACAGGTTTTATTAAAAAAAGAGAACATTTGAATGGTAGGAGAAAATCCTTATTGGGCAGTGCCAAAAATGTGATTTTTCCTGAGATGGATCAATCACTCTGCAATTCTGAGAGCACTGTGTCATACAACAGTGTTTTTAGGCAGTCCTCATTGTCCGTCAAGAAGAATTTAAGTAGAATTTATTCTAAGCAGTATGACTTTGAAGAATCCCAATGCTTTTCAGAGAGCAGTACACCAAAGGACAGTGGAATGCTTGACGATGAGAAAATGAATGAAAGTTACTCTGAATGGTCTAGTTTTGATGGATCGCAATTCCTTTCAGGGTGCAATACACCCATGAACATTGGAGAGTACAACAATATGAAGGTGAATGGAACGTACTCCAAACCATGCACTCTTGATGAATCAAAGTACATGTCAGAGTGCAATATGCCCAAGAACATTGGAGAGTACAAACATTTGAAGATGAATGGGACTTATTCCATCAAGAAGAATCTGAGTAGAATGTATTCGAAGCAGTGTGACTTAGAAGAATTGCAATTATTTTCAGAGTGCAGTACACCAAAGGACAATGAAATGCTTGACAGTGAGAGAATGAATGGAATTTACTCTGAATGTTCCAACTTTGATGGATCACAATTCCTTTTAGGATGCAATACACCCAAGAACATTTTGAAGGTGAATGGAACGCACTCCAAACCATGCATTCTTGATGAATCAAAGTGCATGCCAGAGTGCAATATGCCCAAGAACATTGGAGAGTACAACCATTTGAAGATGAATGGGACTTATTCCATCAAGAAGAATTTGAGTAGAATGTATTCAAAGCAGCATGACTTAGAAGAATTGCAATTCTTTTCAGAGTGCAGTACACCAAAGGACAATGAAATGCTTGACAGTGAGAAAATGAATGGAATTTACTCTGAATGTTCCAACTTTGATGGATCACAATTCCTTTTAGGGTGCAATACACCCAAGAACATTGGAGAGTACAACAATATGAAGGTGAATGGGACATACTCCGGCCCATGCACTCCTGAGGAATCAAAGTGCATGTCAGAGTGCAATATGCCCAAGAACATTGGAAAGGCCAACAATCTGAAGGTGAATGAGACTATTTCAAAGCTGTGCACTTCTGATGAATCAAATTGCTCATTGGAGTGCAATTACAACATGAATAGACTCATGGAATGTGAAATGGGTAACAAAATGAAGGTGAGTGATACCTTTCCAAAGAAGTGCATAATTGATGAACCTGAATGCCTTTCAGAGCGCAGTATGCCTGAAAGTGGATTGATGAGTTCATTGATGCCACGTTGTAAACGGGTGCTTGCTTTCCAATCACCATATAATGAGACAGTCAATATAGATTTTTGGTCTAATAATATTACGGAGAATTCAGAACTGACATTGATAGAAACTTTTTTATGTGATCAGCCTATAAATGATAAGAATGAATACAATCAAAGTCCTTCTCAAGGCGAGCAGAACTCTAAGCAGTTTTCCACACAGGCATCATTAAATCCATGCCTTTCCATGGGAGAACCCATGACATGTGGAAGGAAAATCCCTATAGACATGGCAGCAGCAGCAGCAACAACAAAAATGGCAGAAACATCACTGAAGAAGGGGAAAGCTGCAACTATGGCAAAAACAGCAACAG GATTGTACTTAACTATAGTGAAGATTGCATATGCCGTCTTTTTAGGAGTGGGACTGCTAGAAACAGGACTTGAGGATGAGTTTTTCTACGGACTGCTGGCTTGA
- the LOC131073361 gene encoding kinesin-like protein KIN-14B isoform X3 yields MILPPINEFEHSEGNYMKRSLHNLGETIQSLLGFKKDLTFTWAESVRVIIEGLSSATNSPDSTSTPTYLTYLEDAKLSHKENCDLEAAILKLEDELAALKAHLGQLDSKRREALNKLLDLKGSIRVFCRVKPFLLSDEQAYPGPLVVSDSDKLVIKLAGGKTREYNFDKVFLPGASQDEIFTEVEPIIKSALDGHNVCIFAYGQTGTGKTFTMEGKPDCPGIVPHTIQELFRHASQDRTVDFTFTFSMLEVYMGNVRDLLGSRTKKAADHMPKCLSIQMDAKGAVEIENLREFVIANASQASKLYRKGSRARSTSWTNANESSSRSHCLIRISISCSSSPDRNRDTSKLWMVDLGGSERLLKTQSTGHTMEEGKAINMSLSALGDVISALQKKQAHVPYRNSKLTQILRDSVGEDSRLLMLVHISPKEDDLPETICSLGFATRVRGIHLGWEQSPEVKVQKAATMAELMQQIKCLEDDCQSARNNIETVEFLLRQKKKYLAKSNTSSEDHETPKSPASQVTEIHSIELGNVAQGSVGLPRYMNSTSCSRIRGKSSDADTKYTTGFIKKREHLNGRRKSLLGSAKNVIFPEMDQSLCNSESTVSYNSVFRQSSLSVKKNLSRIYSKQYDFEESQCFSESSTPKDSGMLDDEKMNESYSEWSSFDGSQFLSGCNTPMNIGEYNNMKVNGTYSKPCTLDESKYMSECNMPKNIGEYKHLKMNGTYSIKKNLSRMYSKQCDLEELQLFSECSTPKDNEMLDSERMNGIYSECSNFDGSQFLLGCNTPKNILKVNGTHSKPCILDESKCMPECNMPKNIGEYNHLKMNGTYSIKKNLSRMYSKQHDLEELQFFSECSTPKDNEMLDSEKMNGIYSECSNFDGSQFLLGCNTPKNIGEYNNMKVNGTYSGPCTPEESKCMSECNMPKNIGKANNLKVNETISKLCTSDESNCSLECNYNMNRLMECEMGNKMKPINDKNEYNQSPSQGEQNSKQFSTQASLNPCLSMGEPMTCGRKIPIDMAAAAATTKMAETSLKKGKAATMAKTATGLYLTIVKIAYAVFLGVGLLETGLEDEFFYGLLA; encoded by the exons ATGATTCTTCCACCAATCAATGAATTCGAACACTCTGAGGGGAATTACATGAAAAGATCACTTCATAACTTGGGGGAAACCATTCAGTCTCTCTTGGGCTTCAAAAAGGACTTAACATTCACATGGGCTGAATCAGTGCGCGTAATCATTGAAGGGTTGTCTTCTGCTACCAATTCTCCTGATTCTACTAGCACTCCTACATATCTTACATATCTTGAAGATGCCAAGCTGTCTCACAAGGAAAACTGTGATCTGGAGGCTGCCATTTTGAAACTGGAAG ATGAGTTAGCTGCACTCAAAGCCCATCTTGGACAGTTGGATTCTAAGCGCAGAGAGGCCCTAAACAAGCTCCTAGATCTGAAAG GGAGCATCCGTGTCTTCTGTAGGGTGAAGCCTTTCCTGTTAAGTGATGAGCAGGCATATCCTGGGCCTCTTGTAGTTTCGGACTCTGATAAGTTGGTCATTAAATTAGCAGGAGGAAAGACCAGAGAATACAACTTTGACAAGGTGTTCCTTCCTGGGGCTTCACAAG ATGAAATCTTTACAGAAGTTGAGCCAATTATCAAATCTGCTCTGGATGGACATAATGTATGTATTTTTGCTTATGGGCAGACAGGAACTGGCAAAACATTTACTATG GAAGGAAAACCAGATTGTCCTGGTATTGTTCCCCATACAATTCAAGAATTATTTCGTCATGCCTCCCAAGACAGAACTGTTGATTTCACTTTCACATTTAGCATGCTTGAGGTATACATGGGAAATGTGAGAGATTTACTTGGCTCTCGAACAAAGAAAGCTGCAGACCATATGCCCAAATG TCTCTCTATACAAATGGATGCAAAGGGGGCTGTGGAGATTGAAAACCTAAGGGAATTCGTCATAGCCAATGCAAGTCAAGCAAGCAAATTGTATCGTAAAGGCAGCAGAGCAAGATCTACATCTTGGACCAATGCTAATGAGTCTTCTAGTAGGTCACACTG TTTAATACGGATTTCCATTAGTTGTTCGAGTTCCCCAGATAGAAACAGGGATACCAGCAAGCTTTGGATGGTTGATCTGGGTGGAAGTGAGCGTTTACTGAAGACACAGTCCACTGGTCACACTATGGAGGAAGGGAAAGCAATTAACATGTCCCTCTCAGCACTTGGTGATGTCATTAGTGCATTACAGAAAAAACAAGCTCACGTTCCTTACAG GAACAGCAAACTTACACAAATTCTTAGAGACTCTGTTG GAGAAGACTCAAGACTGCTAATGCTTGTACATATTAGTCCCAAGGAAGATGACTTACCTGAGACCATTTGTTCATTAGGTTTTGCTACCAGAGTGAGAGGGATTCATCTTGGATGGGAACAATCACCT GAAGTGAAAGTTCAGAAAGCAGCAACCATGGCTGAGCTGATGCAACAAATTAAATGCCTTGAAGATGACTGCCAAAGTGCAAGAAACAATATCGAAACAGTTGAATTTCTATTAAGACAAAAAAAGAAATATCTTGCAAAGAGTAATACATCCTCAGAGGATCATGAAACACCAAAGAGTCCAGCTAGTCAAGTTACTGAGATACACAGTATTGAATTAGGGAATGTAGCACAAGGGTCCGTTGGCTTGCCCAGATATATGAACTCCACATCCTGCAGTCGCATTCGAGGTAAGTCCTCAGATGCAGATACCAAATATACTACAGGTTTTATTAAAAAAAGAGAACATTTGAATGGTAGGAGAAAATCCTTATTGGGCAGTGCCAAAAATGTGATTTTTCCTGAGATGGATCAATCACTCTGCAATTCTGAGAGCACTGTGTCATACAACAGTGTTTTTAGGCAGTCCTCATTGTCCGTCAAGAAGAATTTAAGTAGAATTTATTCTAAGCAGTATGACTTTGAAGAATCCCAATGCTTTTCAGAGAGCAGTACACCAAAGGACAGTGGAATGCTTGACGATGAGAAAATGAATGAAAGTTACTCTGAATGGTCTAGTTTTGATGGATCGCAATTCCTTTCAGGGTGCAATACACCCATGAACATTGGAGAGTACAACAATATGAAGGTGAATGGAACGTACTCCAAACCATGCACTCTTGATGAATCAAAGTACATGTCAGAGTGCAATATGCCCAAGAACATTGGAGAGTACAAACATTTGAAGATGAATGGGACTTATTCCATCAAGAAGAATCTGAGTAGAATGTATTCGAAGCAGTGTGACTTAGAAGAATTGCAATTATTTTCAGAGTGCAGTACACCAAAGGACAATGAAATGCTTGACAGTGAGAGAATGAATGGAATTTACTCTGAATGTTCCAACTTTGATGGATCACAATTCCTTTTAGGATGCAATACACCCAAGAACATTTTGAAGGTGAATGGAACGCACTCCAAACCATGCATTCTTGATGAATCAAAGTGCATGCCAGAGTGCAATATGCCCAAGAACATTGGAGAGTACAACCATTTGAAGATGAATGGGACTTATTCCATCAAGAAGAATTTGAGTAGAATGTATTCAAAGCAGCATGACTTAGAAGAATTGCAATTCTTTTCAGAGTGCAGTACACCAAAGGACAATGAAATGCTTGACAGTGAGAAAATGAATGGAATTTACTCTGAATGTTCCAACTTTGATGGATCACAATTCCTTTTAGGGTGCAATACACCCAAGAACATTGGAGAGTACAACAATATGAAGGTGAATGGGACATACTCCGGCCCATGCACTCCTGAGGAATCAAAGTGCATGTCAGAGTGCAATATGCCCAAGAACATTGGAAAGGCCAACAATCTGAAGGTGAATGAGACTATTTCAAAGCTGTGCACTTCTGATGAATCAAATTGCTCATTGGAGTGCAATTACAACATGAATAGACTCATGGAATGTGAAATGGGTAACAAAATGAAG CCTATAAATGATAAGAATGAATACAATCAAAGTCCTTCTCAAGGCGAGCAGAACTCTAAGCAGTTTTCCACACAGGCATCATTAAATCCATGCCTTTCCATGGGAGAACCCATGACATGTGGAAGGAAAATCCCTATAGACATGGCAGCAGCAGCAGCAACAACAAAAATGGCAGAAACATCACTGAAGAAGGGGAAAGCTGCAACTATGGCAAAAACAGCAACAG GATTGTACTTAACTATAGTGAAGATTGCATATGCCGTCTTTTTAGGAGTGGGACTGCTAGAAACAGGACTTGAGGATGAGTTTTTCTACGGACTGCTGGCTTGA
- the LOC131073361 gene encoding uncharacterized protein LOC131073361 isoform X1, whose product MILPPINEFEHSEGNYMKRSLHNLGETIQSLLGFKKDLTFTWAESVRVIIEGLSSATNSPDSTSTPTYLTYLEDAKLSHKENCDLEAAILKLEDELAALKAHLGQLDSKRREALNKLLDLKGSIRVFCRVKPFLLSDEQAYPGPLVVSDSDKLVIKLAGGKTREYNFDKVFLPGASQDEIFTEVEPIIKSALDGHNVCIFAYGQTGTGKTFTMEGKPDCPGIVPHTIQELFRHASQDRTVDFTFTFSMLEVYMGNVRDLLGSRTKKAADHMPKCLSIQMDAKGAVEIENLREFVIANASQASKLYRKGSRARSTSWTNANESSSRSHCLIRISISCSSSPDRNRDTSKLWMVDLGGSERLLKTQSTGHTMEEGKAINMSLSALGDVISALQKKQAHVPYRNSKLTQILRDSVGEDSRLLMLVHISPKEDDLPETICSLGFATRVRGIHLGWEQSPEVKVQKAATMAELMQQIKCLEDDCQSARNNIETVEFLLRQKKKYLAKSNTSSEDHETPKSPASQVTEIHSIELGNVAQGSVGLPRYMNSTSCSRIRGKSSDADTKYTTGFIKKREHLNGRRKSLLGSAKNVIFPEMDQSLCNSESTVSYNSVFRQSSLSVKKNLSRIYSKQYDFEESQCFSESSTPKDSGMLDDEKMNESYSEWSSFDGSQFLSGCNTPMNIGEYNNMKVNGTYSKPCTLDESKYMSECNMPKNIGEYKHLKMNGTYSIKKNLSRMYSKQCDLEELQLFSECSTPKDNEMLDSERMNGIYSECSNFDGSQFLLGCNTPKNILKVNGTHSKPCILDESKCMPECNMPKNIGEYNHLKMNGTYSIKKNLSRMYSKQHDLEELQFFSECSTPKDNEMLDSEKMNGIYSECSNFDGSQFLLGCNTPKNIGEYNNMKVNGTYSGPCTPEESKCMSECNMPKNIGKANNLKVNETISKLCTSDESNCSLECNYNMNRLMECEMGNKMKVSDTFPKKCIIDEPECLSERSMPESGLMSSLMPRCKRVLAFQSPYNETVNIDFWSNNITENSELTLIETFLCDQPINDKNEYNQSPSQGEQNSKQFSTQASLNPCLSMGEPMTCGRKIPIDMAAAAATTKMAETSLKKGKAATMAKTATGDVQAKPIWKSKKHIEYKIYFNRKALLDCVSSSTFQLGNLKQLN is encoded by the exons ATGATTCTTCCACCAATCAATGAATTCGAACACTCTGAGGGGAATTACATGAAAAGATCACTTCATAACTTGGGGGAAACCATTCAGTCTCTCTTGGGCTTCAAAAAGGACTTAACATTCACATGGGCTGAATCAGTGCGCGTAATCATTGAAGGGTTGTCTTCTGCTACCAATTCTCCTGATTCTACTAGCACTCCTACATATCTTACATATCTTGAAGATGCCAAGCTGTCTCACAAGGAAAACTGTGATCTGGAGGCTGCCATTTTGAAACTGGAAG ATGAGTTAGCTGCACTCAAAGCCCATCTTGGACAGTTGGATTCTAAGCGCAGAGAGGCCCTAAACAAGCTCCTAGATCTGAAAG GGAGCATCCGTGTCTTCTGTAGGGTGAAGCCTTTCCTGTTAAGTGATGAGCAGGCATATCCTGGGCCTCTTGTAGTTTCGGACTCTGATAAGTTGGTCATTAAATTAGCAGGAGGAAAGACCAGAGAATACAACTTTGACAAGGTGTTCCTTCCTGGGGCTTCACAAG ATGAAATCTTTACAGAAGTTGAGCCAATTATCAAATCTGCTCTGGATGGACATAATGTATGTATTTTTGCTTATGGGCAGACAGGAACTGGCAAAACATTTACTATG GAAGGAAAACCAGATTGTCCTGGTATTGTTCCCCATACAATTCAAGAATTATTTCGTCATGCCTCCCAAGACAGAACTGTTGATTTCACTTTCACATTTAGCATGCTTGAGGTATACATGGGAAATGTGAGAGATTTACTTGGCTCTCGAACAAAGAAAGCTGCAGACCATATGCCCAAATG TCTCTCTATACAAATGGATGCAAAGGGGGCTGTGGAGATTGAAAACCTAAGGGAATTCGTCATAGCCAATGCAAGTCAAGCAAGCAAATTGTATCGTAAAGGCAGCAGAGCAAGATCTACATCTTGGACCAATGCTAATGAGTCTTCTAGTAGGTCACACTG TTTAATACGGATTTCCATTAGTTGTTCGAGTTCCCCAGATAGAAACAGGGATACCAGCAAGCTTTGGATGGTTGATCTGGGTGGAAGTGAGCGTTTACTGAAGACACAGTCCACTGGTCACACTATGGAGGAAGGGAAAGCAATTAACATGTCCCTCTCAGCACTTGGTGATGTCATTAGTGCATTACAGAAAAAACAAGCTCACGTTCCTTACAG GAACAGCAAACTTACACAAATTCTTAGAGACTCTGTTG GAGAAGACTCAAGACTGCTAATGCTTGTACATATTAGTCCCAAGGAAGATGACTTACCTGAGACCATTTGTTCATTAGGTTTTGCTACCAGAGTGAGAGGGATTCATCTTGGATGGGAACAATCACCT GAAGTGAAAGTTCAGAAAGCAGCAACCATGGCTGAGCTGATGCAACAAATTAAATGCCTTGAAGATGACTGCCAAAGTGCAAGAAACAATATCGAAACAGTTGAATTTCTATTAAGACAAAAAAAGAAATATCTTGCAAAGAGTAATACATCCTCAGAGGATCATGAAACACCAAAGAGTCCAGCTAGTCAAGTTACTGAGATACACAGTATTGAATTAGGGAATGTAGCACAAGGGTCCGTTGGCTTGCCCAGATATATGAACTCCACATCCTGCAGTCGCATTCGAGGTAAGTCCTCAGATGCAGATACCAAATATACTACAGGTTTTATTAAAAAAAGAGAACATTTGAATGGTAGGAGAAAATCCTTATTGGGCAGTGCCAAAAATGTGATTTTTCCTGAGATGGATCAATCACTCTGCAATTCTGAGAGCACTGTGTCATACAACAGTGTTTTTAGGCAGTCCTCATTGTCCGTCAAGAAGAATTTAAGTAGAATTTATTCTAAGCAGTATGACTTTGAAGAATCCCAATGCTTTTCAGAGAGCAGTACACCAAAGGACAGTGGAATGCTTGACGATGAGAAAATGAATGAAAGTTACTCTGAATGGTCTAGTTTTGATGGATCGCAATTCCTTTCAGGGTGCAATACACCCATGAACATTGGAGAGTACAACAATATGAAGGTGAATGGAACGTACTCCAAACCATGCACTCTTGATGAATCAAAGTACATGTCAGAGTGCAATATGCCCAAGAACATTGGAGAGTACAAACATTTGAAGATGAATGGGACTTATTCCATCAAGAAGAATCTGAGTAGAATGTATTCGAAGCAGTGTGACTTAGAAGAATTGCAATTATTTTCAGAGTGCAGTACACCAAAGGACAATGAAATGCTTGACAGTGAGAGAATGAATGGAATTTACTCTGAATGTTCCAACTTTGATGGATCACAATTCCTTTTAGGATGCAATACACCCAAGAACATTTTGAAGGTGAATGGAACGCACTCCAAACCATGCATTCTTGATGAATCAAAGTGCATGCCAGAGTGCAATATGCCCAAGAACATTGGAGAGTACAACCATTTGAAGATGAATGGGACTTATTCCATCAAGAAGAATTTGAGTAGAATGTATTCAAAGCAGCATGACTTAGAAGAATTGCAATTCTTTTCAGAGTGCAGTACACCAAAGGACAATGAAATGCTTGACAGTGAGAAAATGAATGGAATTTACTCTGAATGTTCCAACTTTGATGGATCACAATTCCTTTTAGGGTGCAATACACCCAAGAACATTGGAGAGTACAACAATATGAAGGTGAATGGGACATACTCCGGCCCATGCACTCCTGAGGAATCAAAGTGCATGTCAGAGTGCAATATGCCCAAGAACATTGGAAAGGCCAACAATCTGAAGGTGAATGAGACTATTTCAAAGCTGTGCACTTCTGATGAATCAAATTGCTCATTGGAGTGCAATTACAACATGAATAGACTCATGGAATGTGAAATGGGTAACAAAATGAAGGTGAGTGATACCTTTCCAAAGAAGTGCATAATTGATGAACCTGAATGCCTTTCAGAGCGCAGTATGCCTGAAAGTGGATTGATGAGTTCATTGATGCCACGTTGTAAACGGGTGCTTGCTTTCCAATCACCATATAATGAGACAGTCAATATAGATTTTTGGTCTAATAATATTACGGAGAATTCAGAACTGACATTGATAGAAACTTTTTTATGTGATCAGCCTATAAATGATAAGAATGAATACAATCAAAGTCCTTCTCAAGGCGAGCAGAACTCTAAGCAGTTTTCCACACAGGCATCATTAAATCCATGCCTTTCCATGGGAGAACCCATGACATGTGGAAGGAAAATCCCTATAGACATGGCAGCAGCAGCAGCAACAACAAAAATGGCAGAAACATCACTGAAGAAGGGGAAAGCTGCAACTATGGCAAAAACAGCAACAGGTGATGTTCAGGCCAAGCCAATCTGGAAGAGCAAGAAACACATTGAGTATAAGATTTATTTCAATAGAAAGGCTTTATTAGATTGCGTCAGCTCATCTACTTTCCAACTAGGAAATTTGAAACAATTGAATTGA